The window TtgcttttattcatttttgtatttgtcATTGATTCATCATAACTCATAAGTCATTTTCAATCCACAAGTAGGAGTAGACAAAACCATCTCCATTGCTTAGTGCCACATCATCAAAATGATTAAAAGATGTTATTTAgtgtttgttttgatttattggtaAGTTGATTATATTATCTCACACTAAtctattgatataatttttaaaaattctctatctatccataaaaaatatgttatctTTAAATTGTATTTAAAACACGAGACAAAATGGAgccatttttaaatatttttttattgtacatTTATTTTGACTCTTATGTTATAGTACtaaaattcattattgatGTTGTTACTTCTATAAGTTTCTTGaaagtttcattttctatatagctttcaataaagtaataaataataaattggacttgattttttatttaatttataaacttaataatgtcaacaatagtttttaagatattataatcaaattaaatggaaGTGATGGTTCCATTTCGAAGCTAAATTACCCAATAGTtgacaaaaaatttataatttaaattattatagctAGGCTTCAGCAATTAGAATCTTCCAGCAGAAATACAATGTTTAGAATTATAGTTCCTTTCTTGACAGAAATACTAATGTTTCTATCAATTCAAAGATGGACTTTTAATGTGTTTTCTACCCACCATttaacttaataaataatttgtcatgctcttgttttgtttgtatCCCAGTTTGATAGGGGGAATATGACTCCACATGTCTATAATTTAGTgccaaataattaatatactactatacatCATTGGATTTAATgggaacaaataaaaaagggaaaGCATATATAGTGACCCCTAACATTAATGTAATTATTCAATCATTTAATCATTTGTCTTGGGGTACTACCACCTATGTACTTACTGTACAATCTTGACTGttccaaatattaattaaaataaatcattataagGAGACGTTTGTAAAACGATAATTTTATATGAcgaaaaaaatgcattttaatagtaagactttttttcttctttgacCGTGAAAACATACTAGAAATTGAATTCTTGATCACATATTGGATTTTTTAGGAGGGTCaactataaaataatgttttaaaatgtttatgattatataaataattttatctagTTACTAATAGTCCGTTTTGgtcatgaaataaaatgaaactatcACTTTCATTCAATATCAACTCAAGAGGAtgtatattgaattttattaatattggcATTCATTATTAAAACGAGGATAcaaattctatatatttatttaatttagtgcACCACCAAATTCATCCATTCATTTATAATACAATTTCATtcttatatagtactccctccgtcccacgttacttgaaataataatacgTGTATGTGTTGAAGTAGATGAGATCATAGAgacgtaaaataaaaaaaaaacgttaaTTGTGTAAAGTGTTGATGGGACCCACATAAATCGACTTTAATTCATTGATAAGCATGAATTAGTATTGTGAAAATTAAGATGACCACTAATAAAGAAGATATCAACAAAATTGTCTATCAAATTATTagcatgaaattgaaagaTTTTTGTGATCCAGATCCATCTGTTAGGTTGGTCGTGGCGTGGGTATTGGGGAagtaataatgaaataattaaaggaATACTTTGTATTttagtacttcattttataattatagtcCACATGCGTTGTATTCACAcaaattatagtaaaaaatattgatttatttattagagAGGATGTGTCAACTGATTAACAAGGTTATGTCGTGTTATTGGATTCTCAATTTTATAGTCAActtttcaattactttatagggattaatcaaatttaagaCTGTTTAATACGCAcgaatttattcatatatagGTGTTTTTATAAACGATATTGTGATTTTAACGTGTGAAAAACATGAGATAGGAAAATAAAGTGGTCACACGAAGACAATCAAAAAATGCACTTAAAAGCGAATTAGAGTGAAGTGACAATGTACTGGTATTGGTATTAGTATCCCACATTATtgggaaaatgaaataaattacaattattttgGCTAATATAGGCCAAAGGTTAAAAACAATGGTAGCTAGATAATGTTTTCAATCGAAAATAGAATATTACGTGTGGATACAACCTCAAAGCCATCTGTAAAActcttactataaatatacattCATCGAAATTAATAgcaattttttctaaatatttagTAAGTAAACTTTACAATCTTTACAGATATCATGTCCACATAAAACATCCTCTCCAAACTTTTAGTTCTCAAAATATCCATTTAGCTTTTCACGTAAAAAAagtcaatatttttatttaattaagacgCTTCAAACGTAGCTAAATTAGAACCACGTTGACCCGAAATTAGACCAATGATTACGTTTAAACTGTATCTCATAGGTTGAATCAGAACCGATATACTAGCAACAATTTTGATCCAATATCggtggaaaaaagtgaaaaCCTAACCACCATAAACCGCAAAACGATCTatcttttaaatataaatgagtTATGAGACAATTGAAGTCAATTAGAGCCACGTAATTTAATTGGAACGACTAATATTGGTCCTAATTTGGCATCGACTAGGGGTGTGCaattttcggttcggtttttccTACAAACCGATTCAATTTGATccaaaaaatcgaatttaggccgtacaaaagatgtcacactttcctttttagtttgtcccctATAAACGATatgttcaattttattttaaaaacgTATCTCATTggttgaatataaaaattatattttctcttaaaaatGCTATTGAAAACCGCTAAAACTCATCATTTCAAAATCGAAATCGTCATTGGTCAATTAAGATTCGACTCCTCTTGAAAGCGCTATTCCGAAAAACACGATTCTTTAACAGATGACGCACCAACAACTACCAAAAAATGGAAGTGCGAAAGAAGCAGCAAATCAGATCCTATAAATACGcttccaccaccaccacctccttcCCACGGCCACTCCTCCGCCAATAATCACCGCCGTCGCCACCTCCTCCTCTCCAATTTCCCTCTCTCCcaatcacacacacaaaaatgaATCACACTGTGACGCAATTCGTGATGGAAGCCTCCGTGGCCGAATCCATCGCCAAATCCCTCAACCTCCCCTCCGTCCTCCACCTCCTCCCCCACCTCGTCCACTCCGCCCAGTCGCTCGCCCGCCCCCCGATCTCCAGCTTCCACGTCGGCGCCGTCGGCCTCGGCTCCGACGGCCGCGTCTTCGTCGGCGTCAACGTCGAATTCCCCGGCGTCCCGCTCCACCACTCCATCCACGCCGAGCAGTTCCTCCTCACCAACCTCCAGTCCCACCGCTGCCCCTCCCTCCTCGCCCTCGCCGTCTCCGCCGCCCCCTGCGGCCACTGCCGCCAGTTCTTCCAGGAGCTCCGCCGCTCCGCCGACCTCCAAATCCTCGTCACCGACCACCTCAATTGCGTCCAGAACCACGACCGGATCGGAATGCCCGACGTCAAAACCCCCGATTTCGTCCCCCTCCTCCGATTCCTCCCCAATCCGTTCGGCCCTCGCGATCTGCTCGACGACGAAACCCCTCTCCTCCTCGAGAAGCACCACAATCGCTTAGATCTGCCCGATCACGACGAAAATCCCCCAATCCTCTGCAACGGAAACCACAATTCCCCCAAATTAACCAATGGAAATCACGAAATCGACGAATCTCTTCTCAAAAAAGCAGCTCTGGAAGCTGCAAACGACGCTCACGCTCCCTACAGCGGCTGCCCCTCGGGGGTTGCATTGATGGATTGCGAAGGAAAAGTGTACAAAGGCTCCTACGCCGAGTCTGCTGCCTATAACCCTAGCCTCGGGCCGGTTCAGGCGGCGCTGGTGGCGTATATCGCCCGAGGCGGAGGCGATTACGAGAGGATCGTGGCGGCCGCGCTGGTCGAGACTAAAACGGCCAAAATCAGGCAGGATGACACGGCGAGGCTGCTGCTCAAGGCGATTTCGCCCAAATGCGAGCTTCGGGTTTACCACTGCCAATTGGCTGGCAATGTGTGTAAAAAGGTTCCTGCCTAGCTCATTATCAAATTCGATGATGATCAGAAATATGATATCTTGCAACTGTAGATTGCCCctgcaaatttatatatttatcaatGAATAATTGCATTTCGAATATCTTGCAAATGTTGATTCTTTGTTCTTGAAATGGAGATTCTTAGTCATGCTGCAATCTAGTTTATGCTTAGGAAGAGCTAGTTTACTTGGTGATTCTACGCATTAGGATGGCTTTTGCAGTGTATAAACGGGCTTGAGTTTGTGTCGAGCGATGTAGGTGGTGTTGTTCGCACTTTTACTGATCTTAAGGTAGAAGGCATGGTTCTAGTGTATAAAACGGGCCTGAGTTTGTGTAACGTAGATGATGCTGTTTGCACTTTTGCGAATCTTAACGTAGAAGGCATGGTGCTAGTTGCGCTGCGACTTTAACAACTTTCCCCCATGCTTACAGTCGATAGGTTCCTACTTTATGTGTTTCTTTGTTCTGTTGTGTTGGTGCTCTCGATTGCTTTAATACTAACTATGCATTAGGTTGGTGTTTGCATCGTATAAACGGGCTTGAGTTTGTGTCGAGTGATGTAGATGGTGCTGTTCTTACTTTTCAAATCTTAACGTGGAAGGCATGGCGCTAGCTAGTTGCGTTGCGACTTTAACGAATTTCCCCCATATTTAGTCGTTTACAGTGGATATCTGTTATGTGCTTTCTTGATAGGTTCCCATTCTACTTtaatgcatttcttttcgtCTTGAATTGGAGAGAGACATGTCAAAGGGAGCTTTTCTGAGTAGGAATTCCAATCTTAGGTGCTTTTCCAAAGTCCCTTTTTTGTGCTTAGATGGAATAGCAAAGTTCCCCACCTTTTCATCTATATCAATAGTAAAGTACTAGCATTAATGTGAATAGCCTTGTTAGCTTCATTCAATTGGATGATTGGTGGTTGTAACACATCTCTTTCTCATAAACGTACACATGATAAGCATCATCGACTTGTTATCACACAGCAGGTGGAGCATGAATGGGGTCGTAGAATTCAACGATTTTGGGTTTCCACGTTTTGTTTTACTGTACGTTGTTGCTCCTCTATTCTTAAATTTGAATCGGTGTTGAACCAAAACGTCATATTATGTGCATTCGAATTTAGCCCGGTGCGTTTAGCTGTAGCGAAGAGCTCTGTCTAGTGGTTAGGACTCAGGAACTTATTGCTCAGAAAGTGAAGTGGAATATAAGAGTAGAACAACATCATTCACCAAAATTGGAGGCCAATTTGATCTTGTAAGTGGAGGTAATGGTATTTGGCCCTATCCAGTTAGATTTCTTGAGAATATATTCATTGGTATCTATATATATGATCTGGTGATGGTGCCTCAGAAGAGAATGTTACAGTTAAAAAGAAAGCAAGAGAATGTAgcaattacaagtaatcctacacgcaaaagaaaaagaaaaagaaacaaacaaaGACAAGGCCTCAAAATAGGAACTTTCTGCAAGATCCGCTGAGATAATGAGAAATATTTCTACATGTACGAGCAAATCggtaataatattaaatacgGTAAATCAGCCCGACTCCGCTAACTAATGAGATGCCCCAATAAACTACAAAAATTTGCTTTAGCAAGTTCCACAATCAGAGGATAATCGGAACAAGGGTGTCGATCTAGCCCTTATCAAATGAGCCCCAAAGCATAAAAACACGAATAACATTAGTGGCAAAAATATAAGCTCAACCACATGGCATCGTATATTAAAATGAGTAACAGAGACCAAACAAAGTTGGGGATCATCAGTTCATCGTCATACAAGATTATTCGTATTATCTAGTAAATGACCATAATCTGTTTGCAGTTATCCATGACTAAGAATCACAAGAGCAAACATGATGCTGCAGTTCCTTGTTAGGCATGTAGAGTGAAGAAACTGAGTAGCAACGACTAGCCCGTTGCTGACTATTTCTTGATGAATGCAGGAACATC is drawn from Salvia hispanica cultivar TCC Black 2014 chromosome 6, UniMelb_Shisp_WGS_1.0, whole genome shotgun sequence and contains these coding sequences:
- the LOC125194023 gene encoding cytidine deaminase 1-like → MNHTVTQFVMEASVAESIAKSLNLPSVLHLLPHLVHSAQSLARPPISSFHVGAVGLGSDGRVFVGVNVEFPGVPLHHSIHAEQFLLTNLQSHRCPSLLALAVSAAPCGHCRQFFQELRRSADLQILVTDHLNCVQNHDRIGMPDVKTPDFVPLLRFLPNPFGPRDLLDDETPLLLEKHHNRLDLPDHDENPPILCNGNHNSPKLTNGNHEIDESLLKKAALEAANDAHAPYSGCPSGVALMDCEGKVYKGSYAESAAYNPSLGPVQAALVAYIARGGGDYERIVAAALVETKTAKIRQDDTARLLLKAISPKCELRVYHCQLAGNVCKKVPA